A region of the Hemitrygon akajei chromosome 11, sHemAka1.3, whole genome shotgun sequence genome:
TtgggctcttcactcaaccctggaacatctgggtggcaaagatgcatacatcaaaatgctctttatcgactatagctcagcattcaataccatcctctcctcaaaactaatcaataggcttcaagatattggcctcaatacctcctgtgcaattggatcctcagttcCCTCACTTGCAGATGCCGGTCATTTCAACATGGAAACAACATCTCCATGATCTCTATCAGCaccggtgcaccacaaggctctaTGCCTAGCCTCTGCCCTGCTcagtttacacttatgactgtgtggctaagcacagctcctatgccatattcaagtttgctgacaactccACAATTCTAGGCTGAATCGTAGTAATTGATGAGCCGACATATTCTAACCGAGTAGTGTAATGACAACAATGAAGTAAGAACTTCAGCATTCTAATTCCTTAagagtttgtgtagatttggcatgacatctaaagctttggtaaactacagatgtgtagtggagagtatattgactggctacatcacagcctggtatggaaacaccaatgtccttgaatggaaaatcctataaaaagtagtggatatggcccagtccagcacaggtaaagccctccccatccttgagcacatctacatgaagcactgtagtaggaaagcagcatccgtattcagggactcccaccacacaGGGCATGCTCTATTCTCGAAGCTGttatcaggaagatggtacaggagccccaggacttgCACCatgaggttcaagaacagttattacccttcaactaagagtctcttgaaccaaaggggataacttcacttgccccatcattgagatgttcccaagcATTCAATTACAGGaactttcatctcatgtttttgatatttattgcttatttattaattatttctctctttatgtatttgtacagtttgttatcttttgcacactggctgaatgcGCAAGTTAgtgtggtccttcattgattctattatggatttattgagtatacccacaagaagaTGAACGTATTGTATtaagtttgtatatggtgacaggtaTGTACTTTGCTACTAAATTTACTGTGAGTCTTTCTTTCAATCTCCAGTGCATTACAGACATGACCAGTTGGATGATTTTATCAAAACTATCAACACTCATTTGCAGCCTCTTTTCATGGAGATCAGGAAAGGAAAAAGTGAGGATGATGGACAGCAGTATTATGCTTTGGTAAGTTGGAATTGCAGTGCCTCTGGAATCTAGTCTGAAACTTAGGGATGGCAGCAGTACTATAGTGCAGAGATTGCCTTATGGCAAAGCAACCAGGTGTATAAAACTAGGATTGGCGAATGAGGTGCAGTGATCTGTGAGCTAATCTTAATTAGACTGCAATGACCATCAACTCTTCCTGTGTTGCTGGCATTGAAATATCACTGGGCAACAAGGGGTGTTGTGCTGACTCATTCATATTCTGTGCCTGTTTTGTACTGTATATGAAGTTCCCTTCCAGCTCTGATTCTTCCTCTAATTTGGATATTTTTCTTGTCCTGTTGCTCTGTGGGAACATTTGACTTCAGGCCCAAACGTTATTGTCCCTATTTTTTTCTCCACAGTGGTAGATGTATTTAAGCAGAGCAATCTGTTACAGGTGATCTATGGGGGCTTGTATTGCTTTCCCTCCTGCACTTCCAACCTCTGCTCATAGCTACAAGCCTTTTGAGTGCATGCATTGTGTTACTCTGAGGATGTGACCGTATTCTGTTTGTTTAGGCCATGCTATTTTTTTGACTTGACTCTTATCTTCTGTCAGTTATTTAGCAGAACAACACTGTCGTCAACTGTAGTTAGTTGTTACTGATTTCTAGATAGAGTGAAAATGGCCTGGTGTGAACTGAACAAAGGTGACGTATGTGAAAGGCTTAACCTGATCGCAAGATGGCTCATCTTTGCCAGCCATTTACATCCTCTTGGACTGCtactctttttgtgtttgcacaacaGGACAACATGCAGTTAGTGTGCCCAGGCTGCAGGTGGCTGTAACAGACCGTTTATCTTCCTTCTGTACTGTCTTCAGATTAACCTCGCTGAGACGGAGATCACTAGGATGGCCTTTGATTACACAGAGACTGAACTAGAATTGTTCAAGAAAACGGTGAGTACAGTGCAGTCTCATTCAGAACTATTTTGGTGtctaaatggtccatgaattTTCTGTTGGGCAAATTAAaatcttaaaaaaaaagcaacaggTTAATAGTGATTCATCTGTAGAGGAGCATGTGGTACAGGCCAGGAGAATCTaggaatctgaaaaaaaaaatagcCTGACTTTCCTTGACCTTTTTTGACACCTGGCTTGCAACTTATACAAACTTGACAAACTAATTCAGATGCAAAATTGGATAAAATAACCACTCATTCATTTAAACAGTATCTCGTTATTTGGAACATGaaattcaaggtaaatttattataatgtacatatgtgtcaccatatactaccctaagattcattttcttgcaggcattcacagtagaacaaagaaataaaatagaatcaatgaaaaactgcaagcaaccagtgtggaaaagaagacagactacaaatacaaaaataaataaatgttgagttgtagagtctttgaaattgagtctataggttgttggaatcagttcagtgaagttatccatgttggttcaggagcctgatgggtgaagGGTAGTAATTTCCTGAactgggtggtgtgggacctcaggttcctgtaccttcccccccccccctccccccccccccccccccccgatggcaGCAGCAGAAAGAGAGAAGGGCCTGCATGCTGGGGGAAAATATAATATCTTTCAATTTGTAAGGATACTCATAAAGTGGCTCTATCATCACTCTCTCACTTTTTAAGATCTTTGATCCTGAGGAATAGTGCAGGGTCCATCAATGGGTGATGCACATATCTCATTTTCTCTTGGCTCCATTGCAAGAATCAGCTCCTTTATTGTGATGGAAGAATCTGTTTTGAACAGGGGTGTTGACTCCTATAAGAGTATGTGTCTAATACTCTTCCTCATGTTCAATGAGTAAGATAAGTAAAGAATGTGCGGAACTGCTTGAATAGTAAGCTGATGAAGGCTGGGTACTAGACAGCTGCTCAGTCTGAAGACCTAAGAGCATGTGACAGAAGGCTGAAAGCCAGTTCTTCACCCTATATATGATCATTACTAATTAACTGCCTCAACACCACTTTCCCTGCCTGATCTCTAATCTAACCTAGTCTTTCATAACAAAATGACAGCATCCACAGACCCTTACAAAGAGTCATAATTCCCAATTAATGATACTTCTCCTTACTTTAGCCCAAAGTCTGAGAGCATTCTCTATGTTTAGCTCATGCTACTGGAAGCATTGTgtgtatcctgtcctctcctctcaatTATTAAATATCAGAGCAATTGCCCCACATTCTTGTTTACTTTGGTAAGATTTGGTCCAACCTTCTCAATCTCTTCTCCATGCTGACTGCCTTATTCCCAAGAGTCATTCTGGTGTATTAATACCACCGCTATAAGCAGCCATGGAAACCAAAACTTGACAGCTACAGTTTCATTGACGCCCAGCAAAACTACTTATTCTTGTACTTAAGTCCTTTTGGATTTAAAATCAATATACCATTTTCCTTGCTACTTGCTTGTATCTGCATGTTAACTTGATTAGATCTGTTTACATTTGGAACCTATCTGCAGACCACCTAGTTTCTCAGCACTTAGAAAATTCTTTTCCTAGTCATCAATTAAATATTGTACATGATAAAATACACCAGACTATATGTTTAATAACCAATCTTTATTAACTGTGAGCAGCTCTATAGTTTCAGAATTCTTTTAGTTACGTAGCTTTTTTCATAACTTACAAACCTCTACCTGTATTCAGATATTACATGTACTTGATGAACCTGGGTGGGGTTAGATTTGGCAAGTTCTCTCCTTGATTTAGGGTCtccttcagacagacagacatactttattgatcccgagggatattggatttcgttacagtcgcaccgaccaagaatagtgtagaaatatagcaatataaaaccataaataattaaataataagtaaacaatgccaaatggaaattagtccaggactagcctattggctcagggtgtctgacactccaagggaggagttgtaaagtttgatggccacaggcaggaatgacttcctatgacactcagtgttgcatcttggtggaatgagtctctggctgaatgttctcctgtgcctaaccagtacataatggagtggatgggagacattgtctaagatggcatgcaacttggacagaatcctcttttcagacaccaccgtcagagagtccagttccacccctataacatcactggccttacgaatgagtttgttgattctgttggtgtctgctgccccagcacacaacagcaaacatgatagcactggccaccacagacttgtagaacatcctcagcatcgtccggcagatgttaaaggacctcagtctcctcagtggTTGATCTCTGAGTCATTGCTGCAAGTTATCTCACAGGAAACCTTTCCATCAATTTATACACATCTCTCGGACGTTGCTTAGTTCCTTACAGCCAATTATATGGCTAGAAGTCCAGTccttaatcaaagttcaaagtaaaattgattatcaaagtacatacatgatACCACAttaaaccttgagattcattttctgcaaacCATGCAAATGCTggtacaaataaatagcaataaataaccagCACGAAATAACAATAGAAATGAGTCCTTAAATTAGTGTAGCAATCCCCTTTTGTTCATGAAGCTGACgaatgaggggtagtaactgttcttgaacctggtgtgcaggtcctgaggcacctgacacgtaccttctacctgatgccaGCGGAGAAAAAAGCACGGTGTGGGTTGCGAGGATCTTTGATGCTGGATGTTGTTTTTCTGCGGCagtgtttcatgtggatgtgctcaatggccgGGAGAGTTTgtgatgtactgatgtgatgatcGACTACTTTTCGTAGGTTTTCCGCTCAGAGGCACTGGTGTTGCCATACCAGTCcctaatgcagccagtcagcactctTTCCACTACATATCCCTATTAGTTTCCCAAGGGTCTTAATGACATGGCTTATCTCCCCagactcttgaggaagtagaggtactgtcaTGCTttttttaacaattatatttatatgatgggtccaggataggtcctctgagataatgactctcaggaatttaaagttactgaccctctccacctctgatcctccaataatTACTCgcccatggacctctggtttccctcctcttGAAGTGtacagttccttggtcttattgacattgactgagaggttgtggttattacaccactcagccaaattttcattttccctcctgtatgctgattcatcaccccctttgatacagcccacaacagtggtgtcgtcagcaaacttgtatgAGCTTGTTGGAGCTGTAcgtagccacacagtcatcggtgtagagtgagtagaggggggggggggttgctaagtacacatccctgtgtgacagagattgtggaggagatgttttttgcTGGTCTGAACTGAcagaggtctgcaagtgaggaaatccaggatccaattgtgcAAGGGGGTATTGAGGTTCAGGTCTTGGTGTGTTTAATGATTTGTTTAACTCCTTAGTTCTCTATTGATGTTGTCCAACAATTACCATAATTAGTTCTTTAATTCAGAAATTCAAGTTTATGCTTTATAAATTCTTCACTGTCCTTTTTACAAGATATCAATTCCTAGACCATTCTTATCAGCTTGTTCTGTTCTCGGAGTCAGCTCACAGAATTCTGCTTTCACCCATTGATACTGTCAGGATTAAGTCATGTGACCTTCACTGTGCTCTTTATTCTGTGGCCTCCAGCATTTCTCTTCAGCTAGCAGAGTGTCCTCCCAGAATCCACTGGGTGACATTTCTTTGGCTGCTTTGCTAATCAAGAATAAATTTAGTTTTCAGTGTGCCAGCTTAATCTGCCTTTTACAGATGCTTTAAGAGTCCCTCTAAAAGCCTCACATTTCTAGTACTTTTTTTCAGATGGATCTTGTTCTGGAGTCAGAGAGTGGCATTGTCTCTTCTACAGATATTCTGAACTTGGCTGATCAACTACAGCCCAAGAAAAtgaagaagaaagaagtggagcaGGTGCTGCAGAGATTTGTGCAGGACAAGTGGCTTAGTGAGGTAGGTGGCAAGCTTGACTGTGTGAGAAAAGATTTTGATTTGTCTCCCTGTAGTGACTAATGTTGCGTGTTTTGTTCTCTTTAGAATGATGGCGAGTACATTCTCAGCACTCGTTGCATTATGGAGCTAGAACAGTACATTCGCAAAATGTACCAGGACCTAGTGAAAGAATGCAACATCTGCCACAACATCTCTATCCAGGTACTGCTACCTCTTCTATAGAGTGGGTTCTGCAGCTGTGGATTCTTCCTTCTTGGAAGCTTGGGGTTAGAATTTAACAGCTACTGCCACAGAGTTCTGTCTGTCCTTCTGGGATCAGGTGGTGTATGGGGAAGAGGATGGTTGAAATAGTATTCATTCTATGACCTAGCCTGCCAGTACCAATAAATATTGGTTTGTAGGAACTGCATAATCGTACTTGAACTCGTTACTCACCTTGGCCAGTATTGGTGCATGTTTAGATGAgcgactttttaaaaaaatcacccaTCTCATACATTTTCTTCCAGGGTCAAACGTGCGAAATGTGTGGAGCTAAGATCCATCTCCCTTGTGCTGCAAAGTATTTCCAAGGTCGGGATGACCCTTGCTGTCCAAACTGCAGGCAGTACTGGCCTCACGAGATCCCAGGTAACAACTGTTTAATCAACATGATTATTATATAAAGTACATAATCATTAATTTGCCTGGTCACAGCCCACATCTAATCCACCATGAACAGCTGGAGTGCAGATGGTTCGATTCTGCCTCTCACCTCAAGGTCAGGCCATTGAATTATATTTAAGGTCTATAAAAGGTGGGAGGATGTTTGTAGAAAATAGCTATTAGATAACACAATATCATATCATCCTTGGAACTCAACAGAGTAAAACCTTTAGGTCCTGCAGCTTATTCAAGCAGTGGATTTTATGCATACACCAAGTCCTTTGTTTTGGTTTTGTACTCAAGCTGTTACCAGGAGACCATGGTAAATTCTCTGAATTCAGGGCAGCACTGAAAAACAATTTTACTTTATTTACAGCAATCTGTTTCAGAAATTACATTTCAAGACTACAGCCAAAGATATTTCACTGAATTTTCACAGTAATGGTATCCCAGAGTTTGTAGTTCACCTGAGAAGAACTGGAACTCTGCAGTAGTCTAGTTGGTAGTGAAACATTACTGTCTCCTGCCCTTGCTGCCTTGGTTTGTTTTAATTGTGTTGGATCTTTTATTTTGAAGATTAACAGGTTACACTATTGTTGAATTGACCTTAACTTTTCTCTCATGCAGATGTCCACAGGACTGAGTCATCgacaccccctccctcctctgcACCCAAAATGCGACATTAATATCAGGAATGAAGCATCAATCAAGTgtggcagatacagaatggagggaggagagggaagaaTTTGTTCTGAGCCGAGGGATTCTCATGCTTTATAGTGTTTGCTTCCACTGAGTTGGTCTCAAGGAGCTTACATGTTGATACTCAGACCGTTTATGTTAACTGTATGGCGAATATTATAGTCCAGGCATAGTGACTCCAATCTTGACATTGCTCTATGCTCTAATGACCTGAGTCCTCAGCCAGGAGTTGGACATCCTAGCATTCTGCATTTGAACTTATCTTGAAGAGGACAAGTGTTGGGAAATAATTTGAAACCTTGTTCGCATCATCAAAAGACTCAAAACATGAAGAATATTAAGCAGTTAATTAAAAGAAAGTTTAACTTTCCTCTCCTTGTTAATATTCCTTTAATCTCGATCTTTCTCCTACCTTGAGGGGTTTGGTGTAAAATTCAAGTACAAACCTAATGTCATGTTATCACCTTAACTAATACTTACCTAGTGACTGCTCAGTAAATAGTATTTCCCAACAATATAAAAATTCAAGTCTGCTTTTTGTTAATCAGtaacttttaaaaataaatttttaaaataaaagttcTTATGTGAGCCGGAGAAACAAGATTGTTAACAGTATTAGTCATAGACCTGTATAGCATGATAACGTTCAATGTCCATGCTGATCAAAGTACCTTCTTGAgcttgagctagtcccatttgcctgtatttggcccACATTCCTTGAAAACTTTCCTATGGTTATGGAAATTCAAATCTGTAGCTTGgtaaagccttgacatccttcctaaaaaTGTGGCGCCCAGACTTGTACGTAGTACTCCAGCTAAGGTCTGAACAATACTTCTAACAGTTTACTGTGACTTACTACTTCCTATACTCCTTAGCACTATTTTCAAAGCCAAGCATTCTACCTGCTCCTCATTTCTGCCAGAGTGAATCACATCTTATTTCTCTGGTCTCTGCCCATTTCACTAATCAATGTCATTCCAAAGTCTGTTACTATCCCTTCTTTTACTACAATTGAGTGATTtggtacatcagtgagacctgacgcagatcgAAAGagcgctttgtcgagcaccttagCTCTGCTTGCtacaaaaagcaggatctcccagtggctatcgATTTTcaatgcaattttccattcccattctgtcatgTCTGTTCATGACCTCCTGTACTACCAATGATGAGACCAAATGCAtgttggagaagcaacatctcattatgtctgggtagcctccaacctgatggcatgaacattgatttctcctactTGGAAaatttttccctctctccttttATCACTACCCATTCTGGttaacctttcacttcttcttatCACTTgtcaatcacctccctctggttatGCCCCACCCCATTGccttccttccatggtccactattctctcctattagattcctcctcctttagtcctttacctcttccacctatcccatcCCAGCTCCTTGCATCacctacctttcccctcacctggccttaTCTATTCCCTCCccacaccttattctggctttctgcccctttgcagtcctgatgaagggtactggcctgaaacattgactgttcatttccctccggtCATGTTGCTTTACCTGCcatgttcctgcagcatttttgaAGAGCACTTTGCTCACTGATCTATGTTAAATTTTACTGTACCTTGTACAGTGAATTTTAACtcttgtttgttatgtctcccctcttgctgtgaaacggggacacctatttcccttattagggagagagagagcctgtggtatgcaaattatcaggtgaacgagtagtctttggggtattgcaagtctgtgtctttattgatgttttgctgcagtGGGGGATGTCGATGCATTTTTGctgatggagagggggagctgggaggtgctttggggttctaacgtttaactgtcattcattctttggggcactcctctgtttttgtggatatttgcaaagaaaaggaatttcaggatgtatattttatacattcctctgatattaaatgtacctattgaaatgcTTTCACTGTGAAATTAGCCAAATAACCTCTGCTCCTCACTCTAATCTGTGCCAATTGTGTCGTCACTCACAAACTCCTTTATCCAGGAACTTTGAACACAAAGCTGCCCTTGTTAGGATCAGCTTGTGATCCATGCTAAACAGTCTCTTTATCCTTGGTATGAAGCTCCTATCTGCTCGAGCTTCCACCTCTGGTTTAAAGCTCTATAGAATGTTTGCACACTTTATTGTCTATTTGCTCAGATTGTAATTGATTTTATTCCTCCTCCCAGATCAGTGTGTAGGGCACAGGACATAATAGCAGTGATCAACTTGTGACTGTTGATTACTTGTACCAGTAACTGTTCTAACGCTTAGTCATATGGTACCCTTACTATAAACCACAAGTTTCTGCTTTTGTATTACCCAATtacaacagacaagttagaaaatgtGAAGAACTCCCTGAGGCAGTA
Encoded here:
- the nsmce1 gene encoding non-structural maintenance of chromosomes element 1 homolog yields the protein MAAVLNDGHRRFLQTMMSQGILEGSMTRKLHKHCCELHKVHYRHDQLDDFIKTINTHLQPLFMEIRKGKSEDDGQQYYALINLAETEITRMAFDYTETELELFKKTMDLVLESESGIVSSTDILNLADQLQPKKMKKKEVEQVLQRFVQDKWLSENDGEYILSTRCIMELEQYIRKMYQDLVKECNICHNISIQGQTCEMCGAKIHLPCAAKYFQGRDDPCCPNCRQYWPHEIPDVHRTESSTPPPSSAPKMRH